From Terriglobales bacterium, one genomic window encodes:
- a CDS encoding RNase H family protein, whose product MIDDPHALKIYIDGNSYKNPGGPGGFAGIAVYPDDWNRDPEIIFQLGFQQTTNNRMELSACIRAYEYVREHGPALGVQRVQIVTDSQYVNDNLRYARFWKANRWKTRSGRPVDNEDLWKELLSLQSKVKVRTEVIWRKGKKSPLLKAIDRAAKDAGKQPWKIDRGFREGKVGRSKLPGAGASQLFPATGQDAIVHVYRSGLVGRSGFRVFFDLYSEAAAGYIGKYRAYCPPEIAADLHRGHTYRVRFNNGLNHPQIEAILERDYVLRSAVGA is encoded by the coding sequence GTGATCGACGATCCGCACGCTCTCAAAATCTACATCGACGGTAACTCCTACAAGAACCCTGGTGGTCCCGGCGGCTTCGCTGGCATTGCGGTGTATCCGGACGACTGGAACCGTGATCCTGAGATCATCTTTCAACTGGGATTCCAGCAGACAACGAACAACCGAATGGAGTTGAGTGCCTGCATTCGTGCATACGAGTACGTTCGCGAACATGGACCGGCACTCGGCGTTCAACGAGTGCAAATCGTTACCGACTCCCAGTACGTTAACGACAATCTCCGATATGCCAGATTCTGGAAAGCTAATAGATGGAAAACGCGGAGCGGCAGACCAGTCGATAACGAAGACCTCTGGAAAGAACTGCTGTCCCTTCAATCGAAGGTGAAGGTTCGCACCGAGGTGATCTGGAGAAAGGGCAAGAAATCGCCGCTGCTCAAGGCGATCGATCGCGCGGCGAAAGACGCCGGGAAGCAGCCTTGGAAGATAGATCGTGGCTTCCGAGAAGGAAAGGTCGGACGAAGCAAGTTGCCCGGCGCTGGCGCCTCCCAACTATTTCCGGCGACCGGACAGGACGCGATCGTGCATGTTTACCGGAGTGGCTTGGTCGGTCGCAGTGGGTTCCGAGTGTTCTTCGACCTGTACTCCGAGGCCGCAGCCGGGTACATCGGCAAGTACCGGGCCTATTGCCCGCCAGAGATCGCCGCCGATCTCCACAGAGGGCACACGTATCGTGTGAGGTTTAATAACGGCCTCAACCACCCGCAGATCGAGGCGATTCTGGAGCGCGATTATGTTCTCCGGAGCGCCGTTGGCGCGTGA
- a CDS encoding DUF5131 family protein encodes MADGSKIVWTEYTLNAIVGCSKKSEGCRNCYAIGEAWRMKNNHVLGTGENNPYSSIVNRMDQNSSAIGWTGKIHFIPERLASIVNKRDSRLVFVNSLSDLFHESLADDVIFQHFFAFSSAPQHQFQILTKRSARLLKMSSRIDWPDNVWQGVTVEHPSQEHRIRDLASTGARIKWVSFEPLLSGPKPLHDIWPNLRNLIAEAGIHWVVVGGESSKSKDVARYMRLEDARYVLEECAAAGAKTLLKQLGTRWAVASGTYATRINGKIAKEVRVGALRELWPNDLRQPAFFAYPDVKWKSMSRVRHQLQ; translated from the coding sequence GTGGCTGATGGATCGAAGATTGTCTGGACCGAATACACGCTCAATGCGATCGTCGGCTGTAGTAAGAAGTCGGAGGGTTGCCGAAACTGCTATGCCATCGGAGAAGCATGGCGGATGAAGAACAACCATGTGTTGGGAACCGGCGAAAACAATCCATATTCGTCGATTGTCAACAGGATGGACCAGAACTCCTCCGCGATTGGGTGGACAGGGAAAATTCATTTCATTCCCGAGCGGTTGGCTTCGATAGTCAACAAACGTGATTCACGACTCGTCTTTGTCAATAGCCTGTCCGATCTGTTTCATGAGTCACTGGCTGACGACGTGATATTCCAACACTTCTTCGCGTTTTCATCGGCTCCGCAGCACCAGTTTCAGATACTCACGAAGCGTTCAGCGCGCTTGCTGAAAATGTCCTCAAGAATCGACTGGCCAGATAACGTGTGGCAAGGCGTGACAGTGGAGCATCCGAGTCAAGAACATCGCATCCGGGATCTTGCCAGCACAGGAGCCAGGATAAAGTGGGTGTCCTTCGAGCCGCTTTTGAGCGGCCCCAAACCACTCCACGACATCTGGCCAAACCTCCGCAACCTTATCGCTGAGGCAGGGATACATTGGGTTGTCGTTGGGGGTGAATCGAGCAAGTCGAAGGATGTAGCGCGGTACATGCGTCTGGAAGACGCACGATACGTGTTAGAAGAATGTGCTGCCGCCGGCGCCAAAACCCTTCTGAAGCAGTTGGGAACACGGTGGGCGGTCGCGTCGGGAACCTACGCCACGCGAATCAACGGCAAGATCGCGAAAGAGGTTCGCGTCGGTGCTTTGCGCGAGCTATGGCCAAATGACCTTCGCCAACCCGCCTTCTTTGCTTATCCGGACGTCAAATGGAAATCGATGAGCCGAGTACGGCACCAACTTCAGTAA